Genomic DNA from Budorcas taxicolor isolate Tak-1 chromosome 5, Takin1.1, whole genome shotgun sequence:
GAGACCTTGGGAAGTGGCCGAGGACAGTACCTGGCGgctcaggaggaggaagggggcgtGCCCCCCTGCGCTGCTCTCTTGCTCTCTGCAGCCCTGGCTCCTCCACGCGGGCCTGGGGGACGCCCCGCCCTGCAGCCCCGCCTCCTCCACGCGGGCCTGGGGGATGCCCCGCCCTGGCAGCCCACCGCCCCTGGCCCCGCCGTGTGTCCGCAGAGCTGTCACTCATCACACTGCACTGGTTCCTCACGGCCTTCGCCAGCGTGGTGCACATCCGCCTGCTGCTGCGCCTCTGGGACCTGTTTTTCTACGAGGGCTCCCTGGTGCTGTTCCAGGCCACACTGGGCATGCTGCGCCTCAAGGTGACGGCCCAGCCCTGGCGTCAGAGGCGGCTCCCTGGCAGCCCCGCGGGGCCGGCCCTCCGCCAGTCCGGGTCACGGCCTCCTGCGGCCTGAACACCAGCCCattggggggcgggggtgtctCTCAGGGGCAGGGCCTCCTTGTGCTCAGCTTGACCGTGCAGGGAAGTCACCCCGGTGGCTTGGGTCTGCCAGGCGGTGACGCCCGCCCTTTGCCCGGCCCAGGAAGACGAGCTGATCCAGTCGGAGAACTCGGCCTCCATCTTCAACACGCTGTCAGACATCCCATCGCAGCTGGAGGACGCGGACCTGCTGCTGGCGGAGGCCATGCGGCTGGCGGGCTCGCTCACCGCGGTGGCCGTGGAGGCCCAGCGCCGCAAGCACCTGGCCTACCTGCTGGCCGACCAGGGCCAGCTCCTGGGCACCACCGCCACTGCTAGCCTCTCTCAGGTGGGCATGGGAGGGAGGAGGCCCCGCTCACCTCCGCCCCTCAGCTCCCAGGGCCCAGCTTGCCCGGGTCACTGCTGTGGAGGGACCACCGCTTTGCCCTTGGCACGTCTCTGCCAAGAGCTACCCTATTTGGGTGTAGaatagacccaggtttgatttgaCCCTCAGAGCTGGCATCAGAGGCCACGTTAGAGAAGGCAGCATGAGTGAGATGCCAGCCGGGCCTCGTGTGGGAGGGCTGTGCTCGCTGCCCCTCTGTGCTGGTGCGCCATCTGAGTGCTGAGTGCCAAGCCCTGCTGACCTGACTTCGTGCCCGCAGGTGGCCTGGGTGCTGGGCGCCCGGCCCCACTGACCTGGCTCCGTGCCCGAAGGTGGTCAGGGTGCTGGGTGCCCGGCCCCGCTGACCTGGCTCCGTGCCCGCAGGTGGTGCGCCGCAGGACTCAGCGGAGGAAGGCCGGCATCACATCGCTGCTCTTCGGTGAGCGCTCCGTGCAGGCGGCTGGGCGCTGGGCTGGGCTCTGAAAGTGGGGCAACGGGGGTGATCAGACTCACGCCCCATGtggactctgtgcttccttggAGTCGGGACGAGGCGCAGCCATGGCTGCTATTGTCTCGGCCTTGCAGGGGAGGACGACCTGGAGGCGATGAAGGCCAAGAATATCAAGCAGACGGAGCTGGTGGCCGACCTTCGGGAAGCTATCCTGCGTGTGGCCCGCCACTTCCAGTGCACAGACCCCAAGAACTGCAATGTGGTGAGTCTCGGGGCCCAGCCATGGGTGCAGGGCTTGACCGGGGCCCCACTTCCCTGGCCCTGGCCTGAGCAGTGGCCTTTCTGCCGCCCTGGCAGGAGCTGACCCCGGACTACAGCATGGAGAGCCACCAGCGGGACCACGAGAACTACGTGGCCTGCTCGCGTGGCCACCCGCGCCGGGCCAAGGCCCTGCTGGACTTCGAGCGCCATGACGACGATGAGCTGGGCTTCCGCAAGAACGACATCATCACGGTGTGTGGGGAGCGGGCGCCTTCCCTTGGCAGCGGGTGGGGCCAGAGCTCCGACCCAGGACAAAGCCAGGCAGCCGGAGCCGAGCTTCGCATGCTTTTCCTTGGCAGATTGTCTCTCAGAAGGACGAGCACTGCTGGGTGGGTGAGCTGAATGGCCTGAGAGGTGAGGCCTCCGTCTGGTCTGTGTCATGCCGGGCCGGGGGGAGGGCGGGCCAGGCCGCAAGGCTGCGGCGGTGCGGGGTGTGCTCGGTGTCTCTGTCGCCCTGTGTCCTCAGTCCCGTCGGGGGTGGGAGAGCTCAGGATGCAGAGCCGCGCGCCTCACGGGCTCTGCTTCTCCCCCAGGCTGGTTTCCAGCCAAGTTCGTGGAAGTCCTGGATGAGCGGAGCAAGGAGGTGAGCACGCACATGAGGTGGGCCTGTCCCCGGGGGCCGTACTCCTCCTACCCTGAGGCTGGTGCCCTCCTGGGCCCCGGGCTGTGTCCCCCGGGCATGTGGAGCGCTTGTGAGGATGGGGAGGGGCTGGCTGAGGCCCTCAGACCTCGTCCTCCCCACTCAGTACTCCATCGCGGGGGATGATGCTGTGACAGAGGGGGTCACAGACCTCGTGCGAGGGACCCTCTGCCCAGCCCTCAAGGCCCTGTTTGAACACGGACTGAAGAAGCCTTCGCTGCTCGGGGGCGCCTGCCACCCCTGGCTGTTCATTGAGGAGGTGAGTGTCCGGACTCCGTGGAGCTGGTGGGGAGGTGGACCTGCTCAGCCGGACTCTGTGGCTCTGACCTGGTATCTACCCTCGGGTCCCTGACACTCACCGTGCCCCCCAGGCAGCGGGCCGGGAGGTCGAGAGAGACTTCGACTCCGTGTACTCACGCCTGGTGCTGTGCAAGACGTACAGGTAACCTGGCGCCTGCATCCTCCTGCAGGTCGCCCTCCTGGCAGCCTGGGGCCGGGGATGGGGCGGGGGCGTGGCCCAAGCCCACTAGGGCGGTGCGGGCAGCTCTGGTCCCCCCTCAGGTTGGATGAAGATGGCAAAGTCCTCACCCCAGAGGAGCTGCTGTACCGGGTAAGGGGGGCCGTGGGTGGACTGGCCTCTAGGGTGGGCAGCTGGGGACACCTGAGTGACCGCTGTGCCCCCCAGGCTGTGCAGTCTGTTAACGTGACCCACGACGCCGCACACGCACAAATGGACGTGAAGCTCCGCTCCCTCATCTGCGTGGGGCTcaagtgagtgtgtgtgcacccatgagcagggtgtgtgtgtatgtgcgtgcccCCACGGGGGGCGGGGCTAAGCCGGGCAGACGGAGGTGGGCGGCGGCCAGGGTGGCTCCCGAAGGTTGTCCTCCAGCATGAGACTGGCCACCGCTTGGCAGGGAGGGATGCTAGGGCCCGTGAAGCACTGGTTCTAGTGAGGTGAGCAGTCAGGGCTCACCGGGGACCTGGCTGCAGGCTGACGGATGCCAGCCTTGGGTGGGCCAGGCAGAGCATGGGGTTTCTGGACTTGCCACCAGGCGGAGGGGTGGTGTCCAGGCTGCGCTGACCTGGGGCAGGGGCCCCCGAGATGAGCTCAGAGCATGCCATGGAGCTGCTGGCCAGTGAGCAGGCGCGTCACTGGCTGAGCGACCAGCGGGGCTGAGGGAGGTGGTGATGGCGCCTCAGACGCAGGAGgggtggtgaggggtgggggcgCGGGCCGCTGAGCGGgcgccctccctgcccccagcgaGCAGGTGCTGCACCTGTGGCTGGAGGTGCTCTGCTCCAGCCTGCCTACCGTGGAGAAGTGGTACCAGCCCTGGTCCTTCCTGCGCAGCCCTGGCTGGGTCCAGATCAAGTGCGAGCTGCGGTGAGGAGACCCTGGGCTCCTGCAGGCCCAGCCGGGGGGTGGCTGAGCCCTGCCAGCGTCTGACAGCCCCCCTtcgccctccagggtcctctgctgCTTTGCATTCAGCCTCTCCCAGGACTGGGAGCTTCCTGCAAAGAGAGaggtgggtggtggggcctgcctcccAGGGGACTGTGGCAGTTGGGGCAGGCTGGCATCAGTGCCGGGGGCCGCCTCCCCCAAGCGTTTCTGGGTGGCCGAGGCCTCGGGGGCCCTGAGTGCTGGCGCTGCCTGTGAGGACCACCCTGGCCCTGCCACCTGGCTTCCTCACCGTGTGCCCAGCAGCCGTGACAGGAGGGCTGTCtcatgcaggaggagaagaagccCTTGAAGGAGGGCGTCCAGGACATGCTGGTGAAGCACCACCTCTTCAGCTGGGACATCGACGGGTGACgtgctcctccaggggctccccccccccccccgcccccacaaagCAAGGAGAGAACGGCCAGCTCCAAGCTGCAGGGTCGAGGGGAGGACATGCTCCAGAGTTCTGACTGGGCACCgtggtggtggggcgggggggggtcaGAGTGGCAGAGAAGGGCAGAGGGTGGCAGGAACAGGTAGGAGTGCCCTGTCCTGCCAGCGTCTTTACAGAGGCCCTGCGCCCAGCTCCACGAAGCCAACCAAAAACCTCATGAGGTGGGGCGCCAGCTTTGGGCTGTCAGGTTTTGCTCAGGAAGAGCGTGGGGGTGGCTGAAGGCTCCTGGGCATCCGGGATTTATAAATAAACTCTTGTCTCTGAGAAAGcacctccctgcctcccatcCAGTCAGGGCGTGGACACCTGGGACCCAGCCCTACCGCCCATGTCTTGTCTAACGTGGATTGAACGAGATGGACCAGCaagaggtgtttttgtttttattttaaaaagttcacaCAGCTATCCCACCTCCGGTTTTGGTGACTCCACCCCTCGTCCCCTGTGGATGACTGTGACGGGCAGGAGGCAGCGGCCAGAGCCTGAGGGCCGCCTCGGGCTCCCCTGCCAACCCTGGCCGTGGTGGCTGCAGTGAGGCAGCAGACGGAATGTGGGCAGGAAGCACCCCGCCCTCGTGGCACTGATAAGGAGCAGGAAGCAGGAGGGTGGGGCTCGGGCTGTGGCGAGGTGGCTACACGTCAAACACACGTGATGGGCGGGACCGCGGTAAGCCGCGCCCGGCCCTGGGAGCAGTGGTCTCCAGGCCCTTCTGTGCAGAAGGCGGGGGCAGCTGCACCCACCCCCGCCGAGATACATGTGTATACGTATGGCGATATATAACAGAGGTATGTACACCTGTACAGAAACTGCCACCAACCATACATGGCTGCGCTACAGCAAGACACTAGGAGGCAGGGAGCCCCTCCTGGGAGGCCTGGGACGCTGGTGTTGGCGCCGCGAGGATGGTGAGGTAGAGGCGCAGCCCGTGCCCCCTCGGGGCAAGAGAGGACACGCGGGCCTGGGCTCTGCCTCAGCCCCGGGCCTCGCCTCCTGAGCAGACCGCAGCTGGCAAGTGCACCCCGACCTCACAGAAGGAGGTCAAATAGAAGCCCGGCCCATGCAGGCCTCCGCAAGCCTGGGGCGGGGCCCGGCACCGCCTCCCTGGAGCGGGCAGGGCCTGTGATTGTCAGGACTTCCAGCCTCACGGAGGGGCGGGATGGGGCTGGAAAGGGCCGGGCGCCCCGGCGTTCCCGGGGCCTCTAGCCCTCCCACCCCCGGGAGCTACAAGCAGGAGTCCCAGTGCAGCTGCAGGTCGTGGCCGTCGAGGAAGTCCGTGGAGAAGAGGCTGGGGGCCGTGGTGCTGAGCGGGGCCAGGCTGAGCACCGGCCCGCCCGACGACAGCTCCAGCCAGTCCATGCTGTCCAGGTGCCCGTCGGCCAAGTCTAGGCCCACACCGCTGGGCTCAGGCGCAAAGTGCAATTCCGAGGTGTCCatgggggatggggggtggtCCAGGATGGCGGAGCTGCTCAGCATCTGGCTGTGGAGGTCGTCGATGAGGGAGAGGGGTTCCGGTCCCTCGTGCCCGCCAGTCAGCAGCGGCAGCCCTGTGCTGCtctccaggaagtcctccaggCGCCCAGGCAGGGCTGGCGAGCCCGACGGCGGCGGGGCGGCCTGAGGGAGCTCGGCCGCCGGCGAGGGCTGGGCGGCCAGGGGCGAGCCGCAGGCTGCTGTGGGGGGCGCCTTCTCTTTCCCTGGCTCCTTGAAATCCGCTGAGATCTCTGCCAATCGAGAAAGCAAAGGGGCGTCAGAAGCCAGCCTGAGTGTGACCTGCAATTGGAGTTCCCCTTACAGCACATACAGATATTAGctcaaaatgggccaaagacctagaTTTAGGAGCCAAGactagaaaagaaaagggaacatcTCTGTGACACGGAAGTCAGTAGTGATTTCTTGGTTGTAacaccaagtgaaagtgaagtcgctcagtcgtgtccgactctttgcgaccccatgggctgtagcccaccaggctcctctgcccgtgggattttccaggcaagagtactggagtggattgccatttccttctccaggggatcttcc
This window encodes:
- the SGSM3 gene encoding small G protein signaling modulator 3 isoform X3 — protein: MSGSHVPSANGPFSALTPSMWPQEILAKCVQEEAAEEQPEVRYDEFGFRVDKEDADGTPYSGQLLEDPPQRLRWQAHLEFTHNHDVGDLTWDKIAVSLPRSEKLRSLVLAGVPHSMRPQLWMRLSGALQKKRNSELSYREIVKNSSNDETIAAKQIEKDLLRTMPSNACFAHVSGVGVPRLRRVLRALAWLYPEIGYCQGTGMVAACLLLFLEEDDAFWMMCAIIEDLLPASYFSTTLLGVQTDQRVLRHLIVQYLPRLDRLLQEHDIELSLITLHWFLTAFASVVHIRLLLRLWDLFFYEGSLVLFQATLGMLRLKEDELIQSENSASIFNTLSDIPSQLEDADLLLAEAMRLAGSLTAVAVEAQRRKHLAYLLADQGQLLGTTATASLSQVVRRRTQRRKAGITSLLFGEDDLEAMKAKNIKQTELVADLREAILRVARHFQCTDPKNCNVELTPDYSMESHQRDHENYVACSRGHPRRAKALLDFERHDDDELGFRKNDIITIVSQKDEHCWVGELNGLRGWFPAKFVEVLDERSKEYSIAGDDAVTEGVTDLVRGTLCPALKALFEHGLKKPSLLGGACHPWLFIEEAAGREVERDFDSVYSRLVLCKTYRLDEDGKVLTPEELLYRAVQSVNVTHDAAHAQMDVKLRSLICVGLNEQVLHLWLEVLCSSLPTVEKWYQPWSFLRSPGWVQIKCELRVLCCFAFSLSQDWELPAKREP
- the SGSM3 gene encoding small G protein signaling modulator 3 isoform X1, whose translation is MSGSHVPSANGPFSALTPSMWPQEILAKCVQEEAAEEQPEVRYDEFGFRVDKEDADGTPYSGQLLEDPPQRLRWQAHLEFTHNHDVGDLTWDKIAVSLPRSEKLRSLVLAGVPHSMRPQLWMRLSGALQKKRNSELSYREIVKNSSNDETIAAKQIEKDLLRTMPSNACFAHVSGVGVPRLRRVLRALAWLYPEIGYCQGTGMVAACLLLFLEEDDAFWMMCAIIEDLLPASYFSTTLLGVQTDQRVLRHLIVQYLPRLDRLLQEHDIELSLITLHWFLTAFASVVHIRLLLRLWDLFFYEGSLVLFQATLGMLRLKEDELIQSENSASIFNTLSDIPSQLEDADLLLAEAMRLAGSLTAVAVEAQRRKHLAYLLADQGQLLGTTATASLSQVVRRRTQRRKAGITSLLFGEDDLEAMKAKNIKQTELVADLREAILRVARHFQCTDPKNCNVELTPDYSMESHQRDHENYVACSRGHPRRAKALLDFERHDDDELGFRKNDIITIVSQKDEHCWVGELNGLRGWFPAKFVEVLDERSKEYSIAGDDAVTEGVTDLVRGTLCPALKALFEHGLKKPSLLGGACHPWLFIEEAAGREVERDFDSVYSRLVLCKTYRLDEDGKVLTPEELLYRAVQSVNVTHDAAHAQMDVKLRSLICVGLNEQVLHLWLEVLCSSLPTVEKWYQPWSFLRSPGWVQIKCELRVLCCFAFSLSQDWELPAKREEEKKPLKEGVQDMLVKHHLFSWDIDG
- the SGSM3 gene encoding small G protein signaling modulator 3 isoform X5, yielding MRPLPPSRGPWPPPRGPRCRGCGGCAAAAAPHRLLLWAGCRQIEKDLLRTMPSNACFAHVSGVGVPRLRRVLRALAWLYPEIGYCQGTGMVAACLLLFLEEDDAFWMMCAIIEDLLPASYFSTTLLGVQTDQRVLRHLIVQYLPRLDRLLQEHDIELSLITLHWFLTAFASVVHIRLLLRLWDLFFYEGSLVLFQATLGMLRLKEDELIQSENSASIFNTLSDIPSQLEDADLLLAEAMRLAGSLTAVAVEAQRRKHLAYLLADQGQLLGTTATASLSQVVRRRTQRRKAGITSLLFGEDDLEAMKAKNIKQTELVADLREAILRVARHFQCTDPKNCNVELTPDYSMESHQRDHENYVACSRGHPRRAKALLDFERHDDDELGFRKNDIITIVSQKDEHCWVGELNGLRGWFPAKFVEVLDERSKEYSIAGDDAVTEGVTDLVRGTLCPALKALFEHGLKKPSLLGGACHPWLFIEEAAGREVERDFDSVYSRLVLCKTYRLDEDGKVLTPEELLYRAVQSVNVTHDAAHAQMDVKLRSLICVGLNEQVLHLWLEVLCSSLPTVEKWYQPWSFLRSPGWVQIKCELRVLCCFAFSLSQDWELPAKREEEKKPLKEGVQDMLVKHHLFSWDIDG
- the SGSM3 gene encoding small G protein signaling modulator 3 isoform X4, translating into MSGSHVPSANGPFSALTPSMWPQEILAKCVQEEAAEEQPEVRYDEFGFRVDKEDADGTPYSGQLLEDPPQRLRWQAHLEFTHNHDVGDLTWDKIAVSLPRSEKLRSLVLAGVPHSMRPQLWMRLSGALQKKRNSELSYREIVKNSSNDETIAAKQIEKDLLRTMPSNACFAHVSGVGVPRLRRVLRALAWLYPEIGYCQGTGMVAACLLLFLEEDDAFWMMCAIIEDLLPASYFSTTLLGVQTDQRVLRHLIVQYLPRLDRLLQEHDIELSLITLHWFLTAFASVVHIRLLLRLWDLFFYEGSLVLFQATLGMLRLKEDELIQSENSASIFNTLSDIPSQLEDADLLLAEAMRLAGSLTAVAVEAQRRKHLAYLLADQGQLLGTTATASLSQVVRRRTQRRKAGITSLLFGEDDLEAMKAKNIKQTELVADLREAILRVARHFQCTDPKNCNVELTPDYSMESHQRDHENYVACSRGHPRRAKALLDFERHDDDELGFRKNDIITIVSQKDEHCWVGELNGLRGWFPAKFVEVLDERSKEYSIAGDDAVTEGVTDLVRGTLCPALKALFEHGLKKPSLLGGACHPWLFIEEAAGREVERDFDSVYSRLVLCKTYRLDEDGKVLTPEELLYRAVQSVNVTHDAAHAQMDVKLRSLICVGLNEQVLHLWLEVLCSSLPTVEKWYQPWSFLRSPGWVQIKCELRRRRSP
- the SGSM3 gene encoding small G protein signaling modulator 3 isoform X2 translates to MSGSHVPSANGPFSALTPSMWPQEILAKCVQEEAAEEQPEVRYDEFGFRVDKEDADGTPYSGQLLEDPPQRLRWQAHLEFTHNHDVGDLTWDKIAVSLPRSEKLRSLVLAGVPHSMRPQLWMRLSGALQKKRNSELSYREIVKNSSNDETIAAKQIEKDLLRTMPSNACFAHVSGVGVPRLRRVLRALAWLYPEIGYCQGTGMVAACLLLFLEEDDAFWMMCAIIEDLLPASYFSTTLLGVQTDQRVLRHLIVQYLPRLDRLLQEHDIELSLITLHWFLTAFASVVHIRLLLRLWDLFFYEGSLVLFQATLGMLRLKEDELIQSENSASIFNTLSDIPSQLEDADLLLAEAMRLAGSLTAVAVEAQRRKHLAYLLADQGQLLGTTATASLSQVVRRRTQRRKAGITSLLFGEDDLEAMKAKNIKQTELVADLREAILRVARHFQCTDPKNCNVELTPDYSMESHQRDHENYVACSRGHPRRAKALLDFERHDDDELGFRKNDIITIVSQKDEHCWVGELNGLRGWFPAKFVEVLDERSKEYSIAGDDAVTEGVTDLVRGTLCPALKALFEHGLKKPSLLGGACHPWLFIEEAAGREVERDFDSVYSRLVLCKTYRLDEDGKVLTPEELLYRAVQSVNVTHDAAHAQMDVKLRSLICVGLNEQVLHLWLEVLCSSLPTVEKWYQPWSFLRSPGWVQIKCELRVLCCFAFSLSQDWELPAKREEKKPLKEGVQDMLVKHHLFSWDIDG